One segment of Rosa chinensis cultivar Old Blush chromosome 6, RchiOBHm-V2, whole genome shotgun sequence DNA contains the following:
- the LOC112174828 gene encoding cytochrome P450 81Q32 produces MEEFLWLFKSVAFFFIMFVCKFITQKYGASNPTEVLPPSPPSIPIIGHLHLLRNKKEPLHRTFHKLSQKYGPVLFLRLGFRNLLVVSSPSAVEECFTKNDVVFANRPRSLAGKHLNYNYKSLIWAPYGDYWRTLRRLTTLELFSTKQLSMLIEFRKEEVRVLLKELVKDFGTSGWAKVELRHRLKKLSFNVLMQMIAGKRYYSEEEADQEAKRFRELMKELLQIHGFSNLNDFFPVLQLVDFQGVEKRMMELMKKMDGFFQSLIDEQRRMGSDGLCIEGKPTLINIMLSLQQQDPEFYTDETMKGVITTILRAGTESASTAVEWTMSLLLNHPNEMEKARAEIEANVGQDRLLDEADLPKLEYLQKIYTESIRLFPPAPLLVPHESSEACTISGFHVPRGTQLLVNAWSIHRDPDLWENPTKFMPERFESGMSSTEGFKMIPFGVGRRACSGAPLGKRLMGMVLGALIQCFEWEKIKGEEIDMAEGLFQSMSKAEPFKALCKPRHDAQIWC; encoded by the exons atggAAGAATTTCTCTGGTTATTCAAGAGCGTAGCGTTCTTTTTCATTATGTTTGTGTGCAAGTTCATCACACAAAAGTATGGGGCAAGTAACCCTACAGAAGTCCTCCCACCGAGCCCACCTTCAATCCCTATCATAGGCCATCTCCACTTGCTCAGAAACAAGAAAGAACCTCTTCACCGGACTTTCCATAAACTCTCTCAAAAATACGGCCCCGTTCTGTTTCTCCGGTTGGGGTTTCGTAACCTGCTCGTAGTCTCCTCACCGTCTGCGGTCGAAGAATGCTTCACTAAGAACGACGTCGTCTTTGCAAACCGTCCGCGTTCTCTTGCCGGAAAGCACCTGAATTACAACTACAAGTCGCTGATATGGGCTCCTTATGGTGATTATTGGCGCACCCTGCGACGCCTCACCACCTTGGAGCTCTTCTCCACAAAGCAGCTCAGCATGCTCATTGAATTCCGGAAGGAGGAGGTTCGTGTTTTGCTGAAGGAGCTGGTTAAAGACTTCGGTACCAGCGGTTGGGCGAAGGTGGAGTTGAGACACAGACTCAAGAAGTTGAGTTTCAACGTCCTGATGCAGATGATAGCGGGGAAGAGGTATTATAGTGAAGAAGAGGCGGACCAGGAAGCGAAGCGGTTTAGGGAGTTGATGAAGGAATTGTTGCAGATTCATGGGTTCTCAAATCTTAATGATTTTTTCCCGGTTCTTCAGTTGGTGGATTTTCAAGGGGTGGAGAAGAGGATGATGGAGTTGATGAAGAAGATGGATGGATTTTTTCAAAGCTTGATCGACGAGCAAAGGAGGATGGGGAGTGATGGGCTTTGTATTGAGGGAAAGCCTACGTTGATCAATATAATGCTCTCTTTGCAACAGCAAGATCCTGAGTTCTATACTGACGAAACCATGAAAGGTGTTATAACT ACAATACTACGTGCCGGGACTGAATCAGCATCAACGGCCGTGGAATGGACAATGTCACTTCTTCTCAACCATCCAAATGAAATGGAAAAGGCTCGAGCTGAAATCGAAGCTAATGTTGGACAAGACCGACTATTGGATGAAGCAGATTTGCCGAAACTAGAATACCTACAGAAAATATACACAGAGTCCATAAGGTTATTTCCACCTGCTCCACTTCTTGTGCCACACGAGTCATCCGAGGCATGCACGATCAGTGGTTTCCATGTACCTCGTGGCACGCAGCTATTGGTCAACGCTTGGAGCATTCATAGAGATCCAGACCTGTGGGAGAATCCAACAAAATTTATGCCGGAGCGATTTGAAAGCGGAATGAGTAGTACTGAAGGATTTAAGATGATTCCTTTTGGCGTTGGGAGACGAGCTTGTTCTGGAGCTCCCCTAGGAAAAAGACTAATGGGGATGGTATTGGGAGCCTTGATTCAATGCTTTGAATGGGAGAAGATAAAAGGGGAAGAGATTGACATGGCAGAAGGATTATTTCAGTCCATGTCAAAAGCTGAGCCCTTCAAGGCCCTCTGCAAACCACGCCATGATGCGCAAATCTGGTGTTGA